In Halapricum desulfuricans, a single window of DNA contains:
- a CDS encoding MBL fold metallo-hydrolase, with protein MAEQLRPGVWLLDVGLVRPVNTNSYLVDDGTVTLIDTGLWVNCPSLHSELAAAGYDPSDVDRVLLTHYDLDHTTGLGRLEPRFDGPVYIGHRDYDLATGGFDPPLVHHKGLFHRLVRPFFPIPAGDVRPVADGDRIGEFTAFDTPGHNPGHVAYVHDSGAAFVGDLLWGSNGGLAMPVWLDSYDMDELRESVVDFYARAPPFEVLAMGHGTPITTDARAVYRDLIDRL; from the coding sequence ATGGCCGAGCAACTCCGACCGGGCGTGTGGCTGCTGGACGTCGGGCTCGTTCGGCCGGTGAACACCAACAGCTACCTCGTCGACGACGGGACGGTGACGCTGATCGACACGGGGCTGTGGGTCAACTGCCCGTCGTTACACTCGGAACTCGCCGCGGCCGGATACGACCCGTCCGACGTCGACCGCGTCCTGCTCACCCATTACGACCTCGATCACACGACGGGGCTCGGACGTCTCGAACCCCGGTTCGACGGCCCGGTCTACATCGGCCACCGGGACTACGACCTCGCCACCGGGGGGTTCGATCCGCCGCTCGTCCACCACAAGGGACTGTTCCATCGGCTCGTCCGGCCGTTCTTTCCGATTCCCGCCGGCGACGTCCGCCCGGTCGCGGACGGCGATCGGATCGGCGAGTTCACAGCGTTCGACACCCCCGGACACAACCCCGGGCACGTGGCGTACGTCCACGACAGCGGCGCGGCGTTCGTCGGCGACTTGCTGTGGGGGAGCAACGGCGGGCTCGCGATGCCGGTCTGGCTGGACAGCTACGACATGGACGAACTCCGGGAGAGCGTCGTCGACTTCTACGCCCGTGCCCCGCCGTTCGAGGTGCTCGCGATGGGGCACGGAACGCCGATCACGACCGACGCACGAGCGGTCTACCGCGACCTGATCGACCGTCTGTGA
- a CDS encoding TrmB family transcriptional regulator: MSGDPLRKHLIAFGLSPTEIDVYRAILRAGSATTGEIADAAGVSQGYVYEVVETLADRGFVAVDESTSPTTIRAREPEAAIDGLTGRIDDLESAIEAEYAGGAGRAEFEVVHSRATVRRRARSAIETADHEAFVVVPASEFEHLAGALADAVDRGVFVYCLLLGPDAAETADGLAEADRYANVLRVWEATPPVFVIADERTGVMGSYDVLSGRHGEEYALAFAQPEVASGFYGNLISNVWPMGETVFRSEPDPLPSRYDHLRTAVTNAALHREAGRELAADLLVERTDSGGRERFEDVSIVDVRQSLVGDPTAEFPMENSLVFEVDGQRYAVGNGGGGIDPFLEPYAAREVRLRER, encoded by the coding sequence ATGAGTGGGGACCCACTCCGGAAGCACCTGATTGCGTTCGGGCTTTCCCCGACCGAGATCGACGTGTATCGGGCGATTCTCCGAGCCGGCTCGGCGACGACGGGCGAGATCGCCGACGCCGCGGGCGTCTCACAGGGGTACGTCTACGAGGTCGTCGAGACGCTGGCCGACCGGGGTTTCGTGGCGGTCGACGAGAGCACCTCGCCGACGACCATCCGGGCTCGCGAACCCGAGGCAGCGATCGACGGACTGACCGGCCGGATCGACGACCTGGAGTCCGCGATCGAAGCCGAGTACGCCGGCGGCGCGGGGCGGGCGGAGTTCGAGGTCGTCCACTCGCGGGCGACCGTCCGCCGGCGCGCCCGCAGCGCCATCGAGACGGCGGACCACGAGGCGTTCGTCGTCGTGCCCGCCTCGGAGTTCGAACACCTCGCCGGAGCGCTGGCCGACGCCGTCGATCGAGGGGTGTTCGTTTACTGTCTGTTGCTCGGCCCCGACGCCGCCGAGACCGCCGACGGGCTCGCCGAGGCGGACAGATACGCGAACGTCCTTCGGGTCTGGGAAGCGACCCCGCCGGTGTTCGTCATCGCGGACGAGCGGACGGGGGTGATGGGGAGTTACGACGTGCTCAGCGGCCGCCACGGCGAGGAGTACGCGCTCGCGTTCGCCCAGCCTGAGGTCGCCAGCGGCTTCTATGGCAACCTGATCAGCAACGTCTGGCCGATGGGCGAGACGGTCTTCCGTTCGGAGCCGGACCCGCTCCCGTCGAGATACGACCACCTCCGGACGGCCGTGACGAACGCCGCCCTCCACCGCGAGGCCGGCCGCGAACTGGCGGCCGATCTCCTCGTCGAACGGACCGACTCCGGCGGGCGAGAGCGCTTCGAGGACGTGTCGATCGTCGACGTCCGTCAGAGCCTCGTCGGCGACCCGACCGCGGAGTTCCCCATGGAGAACAGTCTCGTCTTCGAGGTAGACGGACAGCGGTACGCGGTCGGAAACGGCGGCGGCGGGATCGATCCGTTTCTGGAACCGTACGCCGCCCGCGAGGTGCGGTTGCGAGAGCGATAG
- a CDS encoding MgtC/SapB family protein gives MVDPVADPLAEVVLHLLVAFGLGALIGIEREQSESAGAIAGSRTFPLFALYGALVWGFFPDAFPFALAMLAVPLTVAYVARVVYEGDIGLTTVAAALLTVLLGAMTMHSQQAATLAVVVGGAVTVLLTVKDPIHEFADRIERRERLASAKFVLVVLVVLPALPDREVEALYGLNPRFVWLMVVFVTGLGFVAYVLGRVLGTERGIAITGVVGGFVSSTATTVSMAEKTVENATLYHVCGFAVVTASIVMFPRALIEVAVVNPELLPHVVLPLGAMTLVGAVAAVVLYWRTTAEETVEAEELENPFRLRPALLFGAIFAVVLLVSEYANEWFGASGIYATAFFSGLADVDAMTLTLSRLAADGTVEPAVATTGIVIAAVANTFVKAALAWALGTRKLGQLVTLVLGIVVVSGVALLAVVV, from the coding sequence ATGGTCGATCCAGTCGCGGACCCGCTGGCGGAAGTCGTTCTCCACTTGCTGGTCGCGTTCGGACTGGGCGCGCTGATCGGGATCGAGCGCGAGCAAAGCGAGTCCGCGGGCGCGATTGCCGGCAGTCGCACCTTCCCGCTCTTCGCGCTGTACGGCGCGCTCGTCTGGGGTTTCTTTCCCGATGCCTTCCCGTTCGCGCTCGCCATGCTCGCGGTCCCACTGACGGTCGCGTACGTCGCCCGGGTCGTCTACGAGGGCGATATCGGGCTCACGACGGTCGCGGCCGCGCTGCTGACCGTATTGCTCGGCGCGATGACGATGCACTCCCAGCAGGCGGCCACGCTCGCAGTCGTCGTCGGCGGCGCAGTCACCGTCTTGCTCACGGTCAAAGATCCGATCCACGAGTTCGCCGACCGGATCGAGCGACGCGAACGGCTCGCTTCGGCGAAGTTCGTGCTCGTGGTACTCGTGGTCCTGCCCGCGCTTCCGGATCGAGAGGTCGAGGCGCTGTACGGTCTCAACCCCCGGTTCGTCTGGCTGATGGTCGTGTTCGTCACCGGGCTCGGGTTCGTCGCGTACGTGCTCGGGCGCGTGCTGGGGACGGAACGCGGGATCGCGATCACGGGCGTCGTCGGCGGGTTCGTCTCCTCGACGGCGACGACCGTCTCGATGGCCGAAAAGACCGTCGAGAACGCGACGCTGTATCACGTCTGTGGCTTCGCTGTCGTCACCGCCTCGATCGTCATGTTCCCGCGGGCGCTGATCGAAGTCGCGGTCGTCAACCCCGAGCTACTGCCACACGTGGTTCTCCCGCTGGGCGCGATGACGCTCGTCGGCGCGGTCGCCGCAGTCGTGCTGTACTGGCGGACGACCGCCGAGGAGACCGTCGAGGCCGAGGAACTCGAGAACCCGTTCCGACTCAGGCCGGCGCTTCTGTTCGGCGCGATCTTCGCCGTCGTCCTGCTGGTCTCGGAGTACGCGAACGAGTGGTTCGGCGCGTCGGGAATCTACGCGACGGCGTTCTTCTCGGGACTGGCCGACGTCGACGCCATGACGCTCACGCTGAGCCGACTCGCCGCTGACGGAACCGTCGAGCCGGCGGTCGCAACGACCGGCATCGTCATCGCGGCCGTCGCCAACACGTTCGTCAAGGCCGCGCTGGCGTGGGCGCTCGGGACGCGAAAGCTCGGCCAGCTCGTGACGCTCGTGCTGGGAATCGTCGTCGTCAGCGGCGTGGCGTTGCTGGCTGTCGTCGTGTAG
- the mch gene encoding methenyltetrahydromethanopterin cyclohydrolase, giving the protein MEPLNRMATELVDEAIDFADELAIAVKQLDSEATVLDFGVGVPGGIEAGLMLAEIQTAGLATLDSTLGEIDDTPRTHVELSTDYPGLALLGAQKAGWEVSVEGFEGLGSGPARALVAEEEEYARLGYQDDFEFAVLALEADTLPDDPVVSEVADRAGVPESGVFLPTYATASLTGSVAAAARAAELALFRLLELGYDPLDVLSASASAPVAPVASEESTAMARTTDALAYGGQVHLVVSEPFDRFDEVVSTAGEAYDEPFEAIFESVEWAHEELATALFGPAQVTVDVVGGDTHIYGQRREDLLAESFGL; this is encoded by the coding sequence ATGGAACCGCTCAATCGGATGGCGACCGAGCTGGTCGACGAGGCGATAGACTTCGCCGACGAGCTCGCGATCGCTGTCAAGCAGCTCGATTCGGAAGCGACGGTGCTCGACTTCGGCGTGGGCGTCCCCGGCGGGATCGAGGCCGGACTGATGCTCGCGGAGATCCAGACGGCCGGGCTGGCGACGCTCGATTCGACGCTCGGCGAGATCGACGACACGCCGCGGACGCACGTCGAGCTCTCGACGGACTACCCCGGGCTCGCGCTGCTGGGCGCACAGAAGGCGGGCTGGGAGGTCAGCGTCGAGGGCTTCGAGGGGCTGGGCAGCGGCCCGGCCCGGGCGCTGGTCGCCGAGGAGGAGGAGTACGCGCGACTGGGCTATCAGGACGACTTCGAGTTCGCGGTGCTGGCGCTGGAAGCCGACACGCTGCCGGACGACCCGGTCGTCTCGGAGGTCGCCGATCGGGCCGGCGTCCCCGAGAGCGGCGTGTTCCTGCCGACCTACGCCACCGCGAGCCTGACCGGCAGCGTCGCCGCGGCGGCCAGGGCGGCGGAGCTGGCCCTGTTCCGCCTGCTGGAACTGGGCTACGACCCGCTGGACGTGCTCTCGGCGTCGGCGTCGGCCCCGGTCGCGCCCGTCGCCAGCGAGGAGTCCACTGCGATGGCCCGCACGACCGACGCGCTCGCGTACGGCGGGCAGGTCCATCTGGTCGTCTCCGAACCGTTCGACCGCTTCGACGAGGTCGTCTCGACCGCGGGCGAGGCATACGACGAACCGTTCGAGGCGATCTTCGAATCTGTCGAGTGGGCCCACGAGGAGTTGGCGACGGCGCTGTTCGGTCCCGCGCAGGTGACCGTCGACGTCGTCGGGGGCGACACCCATATCTACGGACAGCGGCGCGAGGACCTGCTCGCGGAAAGCTTCGGTCTGTAG
- a CDS encoding MFS transporter, which produces MAQANDGSDRGVLTSRRLWTAAIVLFVALEGLGLQMRGPLLPIFGDQWGISEGAQGLVSPAGTLGFAVTILIAGAIAGRIDTRRYFLGGILVTIVGVVGMALAPFFVAYLGFLLLRGLGTGVSRGLDRPLLSHLYPNARGRVFNLYDMAWAIGAAAGPVVLSIAVAIGDWRYAYGALAVAFGLVAALVWHLETPADDAEEELDLSAAGGLVRTPAVAATIVGLVFHTGLEGGMFLWLPTFGRDIAGLSSTRANLLLSAFTVAYIPGRFVYTLIAERVPYGPLVVALEILIVPVFLWTFFVAEGPIVFAGVALLGVLVSGIFPTLLAFGTQAAPEYSAPINAISTSTASVSMAIVPVAMGALAGVYSIRTAMWVPLALTVLVAPTVLIARRIDPNI; this is translated from the coding sequence ATGGCACAGGCAAACGACGGGAGCGACCGGGGCGTGCTCACGTCCCGGCGGCTGTGGACGGCCGCGATCGTACTGTTCGTCGCGCTCGAGGGGCTCGGACTGCAGATGCGCGGTCCGCTGTTGCCGATCTTTGGGGATCAGTGGGGGATCAGCGAGGGGGCGCAGGGGCTGGTCAGTCCGGCCGGGACGCTCGGGTTCGCGGTGACGATCCTTATCGCCGGGGCGATCGCGGGCCGGATCGACACCCGCCGGTACTTCCTGGGCGGGATCCTCGTCACGATCGTCGGCGTGGTCGGGATGGCGCTGGCCCCGTTTTTCGTCGCGTATCTCGGCTTCCTGCTGCTGCGCGGACTCGGGACCGGTGTCTCACGCGGGCTGGATCGGCCGCTTTTGAGCCACCTCTATCCGAACGCCCGAGGTCGGGTGTTCAATCTCTACGACATGGCGTGGGCGATCGGCGCGGCGGCGGGCCCGGTCGTGTTGAGTATCGCCGTCGCAATCGGCGACTGGCGATATGCCTACGGTGCGCTCGCGGTCGCGTTCGGTCTCGTCGCCGCGCTCGTCTGGCACCTCGAAACGCCCGCCGACGACGCCGAGGAGGAACTCGATCTCTCCGCCGCGGGTGGTCTCGTGCGGACGCCCGCAGTGGCGGCCACGATCGTCGGGCTGGTCTTTCACACCGGGCTCGAAGGGGGGATGTTCCTCTGGTTACCGACCTTCGGCCGCGACATCGCCGGGCTCAGTTCGACGCGCGCGAACCTCCTGTTGAGCGCGTTCACCGTCGCGTACATCCCCGGCCGGTTCGTCTACACGCTCATCGCCGAGCGCGTTCCCTACGGTCCGCTGGTCGTCGCCCTCGAAATCCTGATCGTCCCCGTCTTCCTCTGGACGTTCTTCGTCGCGGAGGGCCCGATCGTCTTCGCCGGGGTCGCGCTCCTCGGCGTGCTCGTCTCGGGGATCTTCCCGACGCTGCTGGCGTTCGGAACCCAGGCCGCACCCGAATACAGCGCCCCGATCAACGCGATCTCGACCTCGACGGCGTCGGTCAGCATGGCGATCGTCCCGGTCGCGATGGGCGCGCTGGCCGGTGTCTACAGTATTCGCACCGCGATGTGGGTCCCGCTCGCGCTGACCGTCCTCGTCGCGCCGACCGTCCTGATCGCCAGACGGATCGATCCGAACATCTAG
- the hisB gene encoding imidazoleglycerol-phosphate dehydratase HisB, with the protein MTDRTAAVTRETAETEIEVTLDVDGDGDATIDTGIGFLDHMLESFATHGLFDLTVTCDGDLEIDDHHTVEDVAITIGEALEQALGDKRGIVRFADRRVPLDEAVAGIVLDISGRPHFEFDGEFSQASVGELTSHMAQHFLRSLAMNAGLTLHAEVTGENAHHEIEALFKCLARALDDATRIDERRADVASTKGTL; encoded by the coding sequence ATGACCGACCGGACCGCAGCCGTCACACGCGAGACGGCCGAGACCGAGATCGAAGTGACGCTCGACGTCGACGGCGACGGCGACGCGACGATCGACACGGGAATCGGCTTTCTCGATCACATGCTCGAATCGTTCGCGACCCACGGGCTGTTCGACCTGACCGTCACCTGTGATGGCGATCTGGAGATCGACGATCACCACACCGTCGAGGACGTCGCGATCACGATCGGCGAGGCGCTCGAACAGGCGCTGGGCGACAAGCGCGGGATCGTCCGGTTCGCCGACCGGCGGGTGCCGCTCGACGAGGCCGTCGCGGGGATCGTGCTGGACATCTCCGGGCGACCCCACTTCGAGTTCGACGGCGAGTTTTCCCAGGCGTCGGTCGGCGAGTTGACCAGCCACATGGCTCAGCACTTCCTGCGCTCGCTCGCGATGAACGCCGGGCTGACGCTGCACGCAGAGGTCACCGGCGAGAACGCCCACCACGAGATCGAGGCGCTGTTCAAGTGCCTCGCTCGCGCGCTCGACGACGCCACCCGGATCGACGAGCGACGGGCCGACGTCGCCAGCACGAAGGGCACGCTCTAG